A DNA window from Candidatus Sulfotelmatobacter sp. contains the following coding sequences:
- a CDS encoding NADP-dependent oxidoreductase produces MSAGIPTTMRAAVLDGAGPPDAFHLRTVEVPRLTRNHVLIALDYASVGTWDAQARSGAWGTVSPGKILGVDGSGTVATLAADVTGLRVGDRVYAYSYDNPHGGFYAEYASVSAERVWHVPRQLDQKVAGAIPCVALTAQACLDALHLRSGRTLLVYGGSGGVGSLAVWLAAGARGENVVATGRPDAHDYLRRLGAAHAIDPHPSSGVPAIARVAPSGFDAALVTSGGETLAAFLAHLRDGVPFAFPNGVEPAPHADGHRALGADGPMSRPAFEELNRAIGTRTIPLHVESFALADVAAAHRRIEQGHVLGKIVLQIHS; encoded by the coding sequence ATGAGCGCGGGCATCCCGACCACGATGCGAGCAGCGGTCCTCGACGGTGCCGGACCGCCCGATGCGTTCCACCTGCGCACCGTCGAGGTGCCGCGCTTGACGCGCAATCACGTGCTGATCGCGCTCGACTACGCGAGCGTCGGGACGTGGGACGCCCAGGCGCGTTCGGGCGCGTGGGGCACCGTGAGCCCCGGGAAGATCCTCGGTGTCGACGGCAGCGGCACCGTCGCCACGCTCGCCGCCGACGTGACCGGACTGCGGGTCGGCGATCGCGTCTACGCCTACAGCTACGACAACCCGCACGGCGGCTTCTACGCCGAGTACGCGAGCGTCTCGGCCGAGCGCGTCTGGCACGTTCCCCGCCAACTCGACCAAAAGGTCGCCGGCGCGATCCCGTGCGTCGCGCTCACCGCGCAGGCGTGCTTGGATGCGCTGCACCTGCGCTCGGGGCGGACGTTGCTCGTGTACGGCGGGAGCGGCGGCGTCGGCTCGCTCGCGGTCTGGCTCGCCGCCGGCGCGCGCGGCGAGAACGTCGTCGCGACCGGGCGTCCGGACGCGCACGACTATCTCCGCCGCCTCGGCGCCGCGCACGCGATCGATCCGCATCCCAGCAGCGGCGTGCCGGCGATCGCGCGCGTCGCGCCGAGCGGCTTCGACGCCGCGCTCGTCACCAGCGGCGGCGAGACGCTGGCGGCGTTCTTGGCGCACCTGCGCGACGGCGTCCCGTTCGCGTTCCCGAACGGCGTCGAGCCCGCACCGCACGCCGACGGTCATCGCGCCTTGGGCGCCGACGGTCCGATGTCGCGCCCCGCGTTCGAGGAGCTCAATCGTGCGATCGGGACCCGCACGATTCCTCTGCACGTCGAGAGCTTCGCGCTGGCCGACGTCGCGGCCGCGCACCGCCGCATCGAGCAGGGTCACGTGCTGGGCAAGATCGTGCTGCAGATCCACTCCTAG
- a CDS encoding TonB-dependent receptor, with amino-acid sequence MPIFAQSDSEDGIVRIVVEDDGKKPLGNARVFLLGPNQASALTNQTGIVKYTDVPVGIYRIRVTRPGYLPVISRSFEVLGNKQVDVTVDLGVPNNPTAAASAGTGNANTSTSGLRVIGTVRARAVVSTSDVDDSSPVRRISDSLADALNTLAGVDVTTASNDPDAAQTISLHGHDESQTAVTLDGIPLGAPGTAVNLRGIGTDLFTGASASFGARAGALGGGVNFTTLQPTQSWQSRLSVADGAFDKYNWSLGETGSIGKLGIAVMTTKRGGNNPLTFQDYEDESGLTYPHGGESTSAGDLIKLRYELTDTTNVIYTALENNTDVATLCTQFTGPLPCGIGPNNVSTGKYGFDYLTVQQLAGLVAIQVTGFESSQHQLTNDLDRYIAGIPSPYSAQTSTLARGIAAQATVAKDNHTITFNAATFAAQTSFDPLVETGTSLFQTGSVNGVAASTYSLTDSIKLSDKISVGPQLSLADTTGSGSSILGGVAGSWRPNERDTFTGQMSVGSSQPAPAIVRSYSDPNSARTNCYAGTAQVSGPGDQPTKQSAIDYEATWSHAFADGAILNADVYRQSQAGQLVNAAVTAAAAGLSPTSPYYGAVVGYYSSVCPVPPFSEPNIYVSEPVNDTTRVYQGFDISGRFGLGRDFTVIPSYSTNSSFYAAADPRFTGVGSTLVLFEQLYGRPLHKANLTLDAFNPPSGLEFLANAQYAGIDNSQHLAPYVSVSLGISHPLGIGQITLFETNAFNTETGYFSTLAYAEPEPLVGAPPLLVAANPLPPRTLQLSYSFNTGARPGAGGAHIPGMRGGGRQLAQAAASPSPGPGGPRGVFGFGQLHFVEPPVGTDPLAVAVTRPECTADLQPLAQKALAQLAVAAHAFAGGATTLPAVDGVEVTPHGDAKGAWWFGLGPQIPPGLFRRPQNAQAGNGGGGRRGGFGGPGGPGGPEGPPGGFQPEVAVGPNAQTAPRPQFSPSPELIAALQPFRALVSCSYGTVLTPAEATAKGLDVGAGGPEPPPAPGASPEPRPSPSPGASPRPGEGRGRGGRGGRGFLQYAPNVGIFVVRAPELGTGGGSVKQ; translated from the coding sequence ATGCCGATTTTCGCGCAATCCGACTCCGAGGACGGCATCGTGCGCATCGTCGTCGAGGACGACGGGAAGAAGCCGCTCGGCAACGCGCGCGTCTTCCTCTTGGGCCCCAACCAGGCCAGCGCGCTGACCAATCAGACAGGAATCGTCAAGTATACCGACGTGCCGGTGGGCATCTACCGCATTCGGGTCACGCGGCCCGGCTATTTGCCGGTCATCTCGCGCTCGTTCGAAGTGCTCGGCAACAAGCAGGTCGACGTGACGGTCGATCTCGGCGTGCCCAACAATCCGACCGCGGCCGCGTCCGCCGGAACGGGCAACGCCAACACGAGCACGTCAGGCTTGCGGGTCATCGGCACGGTCCGCGCGCGGGCCGTCGTCTCGACCAGCGACGTCGACGACAGCAGTCCGGTGCGACGCATCTCCGACTCGCTTGCCGACGCGCTCAACACGCTGGCCGGCGTCGACGTGACCACGGCGTCGAACGACCCCGATGCGGCGCAGACGATCTCGCTGCACGGCCACGACGAGTCGCAGACCGCGGTGACGCTGGACGGCATCCCGCTCGGCGCGCCCGGCACGGCCGTCAACTTGCGCGGCATCGGGACCGACCTGTTCACCGGCGCCAGCGCGAGCTTCGGCGCGCGCGCCGGCGCGCTCGGCGGCGGCGTCAACTTCACCACCCTGCAGCCCACGCAGAGCTGGCAGTCGCGGCTGAGCGTGGCGGACGGCGCCTTCGACAAATACAACTGGTCGCTCGGCGAGACCGGCTCGATCGGCAAGCTCGGGATCGCGGTGATGACGACCAAACGCGGCGGCAACAACCCGCTCACCTTCCAGGATTACGAGGACGAGAGCGGCCTGACGTATCCCCACGGGGGCGAGTCGACCAGCGCCGGCGATCTGATCAAGCTGCGTTACGAGCTGACCGACACGACCAACGTCATCTATACGGCGCTCGAGAACAACACCGACGTCGCCACGCTGTGCACGCAGTTCACCGGGCCGCTCCCGTGCGGCATCGGACCGAACAACGTGAGCACCGGCAAGTACGGCTTCGATTACCTGACGGTTCAGCAGCTGGCCGGTCTGGTGGCGATCCAAGTCACCGGGTTCGAGTCCTCGCAGCACCAGCTGACCAACGACCTCGATCGCTACATCGCCGGCATCCCCTCGCCGTACTCGGCGCAAACGAGCACCTTGGCGCGCGGCATCGCCGCGCAGGCGACGGTCGCCAAGGACAACCACACCATCACCTTCAACGCGGCGACCTTCGCCGCGCAGACCTCGTTCGATCCGCTGGTCGAAACGGGGACCAGCCTGTTCCAAACCGGTTCGGTCAACGGCGTCGCCGCGTCGACGTACTCGCTGACCGATTCGATCAAGTTGAGCGACAAGATCTCGGTCGGGCCGCAGCTCTCGCTGGCGGACACCACCGGGTCGGGCAGCTCGATCCTGGGCGGCGTCGCCGGCTCGTGGCGGCCGAACGAGCGCGACACCTTCACCGGACAGATGTCGGTCGGCAGCTCGCAGCCGGCACCGGCGATCGTGCGCAGCTACAGCGATCCGAACTCCGCGCGCACGAACTGTTACGCGGGCACGGCGCAGGTCAGCGGTCCGGGCGACCAGCCCACCAAGCAGTCGGCGATCGACTACGAAGCGACCTGGTCGCATGCGTTCGCCGACGGCGCGATCCTCAACGCCGACGTGTACCGCCAGAGCCAAGCCGGTCAGCTCGTCAACGCCGCGGTGACCGCCGCCGCCGCCGGGCTTTCGCCGACCAGCCCGTACTACGGCGCGGTCGTCGGCTACTACTCGAGCGTGTGTCCGGTGCCGCCGTTCTCGGAGCCGAACATCTACGTCAGCGAGCCGGTCAACGACACGACGCGCGTCTATCAGGGCTTCGACATCAGCGGCCGCTTCGGATTGGGACGCGACTTCACGGTCATCCCGTCGTACTCGACCAACTCGTCGTTCTACGCCGCCGCCGATCCGCGCTTCACCGGCGTGGGCAGCACGCTGGTCCTCTTCGAGCAGCTCTACGGCCGGCCGTTGCACAAAGCCAACCTCACGCTGGACGCGTTCAACCCGCCCAGCGGCCTCGAGTTCCTCGCCAACGCGCAGTACGCCGGCATCGACAACAGCCAGCACCTCGCGCCGTACGTCTCGGTGAGCCTGGGCATCTCGCACCCGCTCGGGATCGGGCAGATCACGCTGTTCGAGACCAACGCGTTCAACACCGAAACCGGGTACTTCTCGACGCTCGCGTACGCCGAGCCGGAACCGCTCGTCGGGGCGCCGCCGCTGCTGGTGGCGGCCAATCCGCTGCCGCCGCGCACGCTGCAGCTCTCGTACAGCTTCAACACCGGTGCGCGACCGGGCGCGGGCGGCGCGCACATCCCGGGGATGCGCGGCGGCGGACGGCAGCTGGCGCAAGCCGCGGCGAGCCCGTCGCCCGGTCCGGGCGGGCCGCGCGGCGTGTTCGGCTTCGGCCAGCTGCACTTCGTCGAGCCGCCGGTCGGAACCGATCCGCTCGCGGTCGCGGTCACCCGGCCCGAGTGCACGGCCGACCTGCAGCCGCTGGCGCAGAAGGCGCTCGCGCAGCTGGCGGTCGCGGCGCACGCGTTCGCGGGCGGCGCGACCACGCTGCCGGCCGTCGACGGCGTCGAGGTCACGCCGCACGGCGACGCCAAGGGCGCGTGGTGGTTCGGGCTGGGGCCGCAGATCCCGCCGGGCTTGTTCCGCCGCCCGCAAAACGCGCAGGCCGGAAACGGCGGCGGCGGGCGTCGGGGCGGCTTCGGCGGTCCAGGCGGTCCGGGCGGCCCCGAGGGCCCGCCGGGCGGTTTCCAGCCGGAAGTCGCGGTCGGCCCGAACGCGCAGACCGCTCCGCGGCCGCAGTTCTCGCCCAGCCCCGAGCTGATCGCGGCGTTGCAGCCCTTCCGCGCGCTGGTCTCGTGCTCGTACGGCACCGTGCTCACCCCGGCCGAGGCGACCGCGAAGGGCCTGGACGTCGGCGCGGGCGGCCCCGAGCCGCCGCCGGCGCCCGGCGCGAGCCCCGAGCCCAGACCCTCGCCGTCGCCGGGAGCGAGCCCCCGGCCGGGAGAAGGGCGAGGCCGCGGGGGCCGCGGTGGACGCGGATTCCTGCAGTATGCTCCGAACGTCGGCATCTTCGTGGTGCGGGCGCCGGAGCTCGGCACCGGTGGAGGGAGCGTCAAACAGTAG
- a CDS encoding response regulator transcription factor, whose product MARVLVIDDERHLRELLELGLGEDGFEVKSAPDGRTGLQIVRDWRPDAIVLDVMLPFVDGLELLPMLRRVTEAPILMLSAKADTDDKITGLRRGADDYIPKPFEMTELVARLQSALRRPRLEQPSIVSYADLSIDLDRRDVKRGDRHIDLSAREYALLLTFVRNPERVFTRDQLLDLVWGTDRDVGPGAVETYVSYLRAKIDAGFEPKLIRTIRGAGYALRAH is encoded by the coding sequence GTGGCACGAGTCCTGGTGATCGACGACGAGCGGCACCTGCGAGAGCTCCTCGAGCTCGGGCTGGGGGAAGACGGCTTCGAGGTCAAGAGCGCACCCGACGGCCGAACCGGCCTGCAGATCGTGCGCGACTGGCGACCGGATGCGATCGTGCTGGACGTGATGCTGCCGTTCGTCGACGGCCTCGAGCTGTTGCCGATGCTGCGGCGCGTCACCGAGGCGCCGATCCTGATGCTCAGCGCCAAAGCCGACACGGACGACAAGATCACCGGCTTGCGGCGCGGCGCCGACGACTACATCCCCAAGCCCTTCGAGATGACCGAGCTGGTCGCGCGCCTGCAGTCGGCGCTGCGCCGCCCGCGGCTCGAGCAGCCGTCGATCGTCTCGTACGCCGACCTCTCGATCGATCTGGACCGCCGCGACGTCAAGCGCGGCGACCGCCACATCGACCTCTCGGCGCGCGAGTACGCGCTGCTGCTGACGTTCGTGCGCAACCCCGAGCGCGTCTTCACCCGCGACCAGCTGCTCGATCTGGTGTGGGGGACCGATCGCGACGTCGGCCCGGGTGCGGTCGAGACCTACGTCTCGTACCTGCGCGCCAAGATCGACGCCGGCTTCGAACCGAAGCTGATCCGCACGATCCGCGGCGCCGGCTACGCCTTACGGGCACACTAG
- a CDS encoding HAMP domain-containing sensor histidine kinase, with protein MFTTFARRLTSWYVVAGVALVVLVMGALAVVALYFYVQLVDDGVDANAREAVGFSERALLRHQTFVDSARELEARLLRSGIRIVAYQFPPPPRGSAPHQHHEPTATIVMGGQVFHGDVREHRLQGSRLGLAIQTAFGGRRQTVDFVGGWMDILPDPDATQRVALWLLGGLVIVGGLAGALAWATGRFITSQALQPLVEVTHALQRFAARDFRPQSIAVAGKSEFDAIALAYNAAAAQVAAAFAERALAEQQMRQFVADAGHELRTPLTIVLGYIDLLRRRADEGDERSRRIFTSIALEGARMRTLIDNLVLLARMEGDDRREVEPFELRPLLEQIVEGRRLIAPGRRLDLDLGVDATVIGNRDEIHEAIANVVDNALKYAPGSPIEVRARAVEGGVEIRVRDYGPGIHGEDRDAIFDRFYRGRERGEVEGSGLGLAIAKRAVERAGGTLTLADTSPAGTTFAIRLRADQATPRERVHL; from the coding sequence ATGTTCACGACCTTCGCGCGTAGGCTGACCTCCTGGTACGTGGTGGCGGGCGTCGCGTTGGTCGTGCTGGTGATGGGCGCGCTGGCCGTCGTCGCGCTGTACTTCTACGTCCAGCTCGTCGACGACGGCGTCGACGCCAACGCACGCGAGGCGGTCGGTTTCAGCGAGCGGGCGCTGCTGCGCCACCAAACGTTCGTCGACTCGGCGCGCGAGCTGGAGGCGCGCTTGTTGCGCAGTGGTATCCGCATCGTCGCCTATCAGTTTCCGCCGCCGCCGCGCGGTAGCGCGCCGCACCAGCACCACGAACCCACCGCGACCATCGTCATGGGCGGCCAAGTGTTCCACGGTGACGTGCGCGAGCACCGCTTGCAGGGTAGCCGCCTGGGGTTGGCGATCCAGACCGCGTTCGGCGGCCGCCGGCAAACGGTCGATTTCGTCGGCGGGTGGATGGACATCTTGCCGGATCCCGACGCGACGCAGCGCGTCGCGCTCTGGCTGCTGGGCGGCTTGGTGATCGTCGGCGGGCTCGCCGGCGCGCTGGCCTGGGCGACGGGGCGCTTCATCACCTCGCAGGCACTGCAGCCGCTGGTCGAGGTGACGCACGCTCTGCAGCGCTTCGCCGCGCGCGACTTCCGGCCGCAGTCGATCGCGGTAGCCGGCAAGAGCGAGTTCGACGCCATCGCGCTGGCGTACAACGCCGCCGCCGCGCAGGTCGCCGCAGCGTTCGCCGAACGCGCGCTGGCCGAGCAGCAGATGCGGCAATTCGTCGCCGACGCCGGTCACGAGCTGCGCACGCCGCTGACGATCGTGCTCGGCTACATCGACCTGTTGCGCCGCCGCGCCGACGAGGGCGACGAGCGCTCGCGCCGGATCTTCACCTCGATCGCGCTCGAAGGCGCGCGCATGCGCACGCTGATCGACAACCTCGTCCTGTTGGCGCGCATGGAAGGCGACGATCGCCGCGAGGTCGAGCCGTTCGAGCTGCGCCCGCTGCTCGAGCAGATCGTCGAAGGCCGCCGGCTGATCGCCCCCGGGCGCCGGCTGGACCTCGACCTGGGCGTCGACGCCACCGTGATCGGCAATCGCGACGAGATCCACGAAGCGATCGCCAACGTGGTCGACAACGCGCTCAAGTACGCGCCGGGCTCGCCGATCGAAGTGCGCGCGCGCGCGGTCGAAGGCGGCGTCGAGATTCGCGTCCGCGACTACGGCCCGGGCATCCATGGCGAGGACCGCGACGCGATCTTCGATCGCTTCTACCGCGGCCGCGAACGCGGCGAGGTCGAAGGTTCGGGGCTCGGCCTGGCGATCGCCAAGCGTGCCGTCGAACGGGCCGGCGGCACGCTGACGCTGGCCGACACCTCACCGGCCGGCACGACGTTCGCGATTCGCTTGCGTGCCGATCAGGCGACGCCCCGCGAACGCGTGCACCTCTAG
- a CDS encoding DUF892 family protein encodes MNDSDTSAQTVRYASTGAASDEADKREERERHSLQAYVSDLLALERHIEKPLGSQRNAEALGAYPTVAATIERVASQNRAHIDALEIALARLGGHPAAPLKSAWMALLGDAASAIGATRKTKVTKWLRDDDTALNLAAFSYGLLHATAVGLGDEGVAALARAAMADYARSVMEINQIVPDVVLRELAQEGNLVVAGSAETIREQTNAIWRRESGVAR; translated from the coding sequence ATGAACGACAGCGACACCTCCGCCCAGACCGTCCGCTACGCTTCGACCGGCGCCGCGAGCGACGAAGCCGACAAGCGCGAGGAGCGCGAGCGGCACTCGCTGCAGGCCTACGTGAGCGATCTCCTGGCACTCGAACGCCACATCGAGAAGCCGCTGGGCAGTCAGCGCAACGCCGAAGCGCTCGGCGCGTACCCCACGGTCGCGGCGACCATCGAACGCGTCGCGAGCCAGAACCGCGCGCACATCGACGCGCTCGAGATCGCGCTGGCGCGCTTGGGCGGCCATCCTGCCGCGCCGCTCAAGTCGGCCTGGATGGCGCTGCTGGGCGATGCGGCCTCGGCGATCGGCGCGACGCGCAAGACGAAGGTCACCAAGTGGCTGCGCGACGACGACACCGCGCTCAACCTCGCCGCGTTCAGCTACGGCCTCTTGCACGCGACCGCGGTCGGCCTGGGCGACGAGGGCGTCGCGGCGCTGGCGCGCGCCGCGATGGCCGACTACGCGCGCTCGGTCATGGAGATCAACCAGATCGTCCCCGACGTCGTCTTGCGCGAGCTGGCACAGGAAGGGAACCTGGTCGTCGCCGGTTCCGCCGAAACGATTCGCGAGCAGACCAACGCGATCTGGCGCCGCGAGTCGGGCGTCGCGCGCTGA
- a CDS encoding DNA-3-methyladenine glycosylase I has translation MARARQEPKAAPPIRVPKRPTPVDRIPRIVREPTLADHLAIISRAVFQAGLSWAMVDAHWDDYRRAFDEFDVHKVAAYGEDDVERLMRAGGIVHSRPKIAGTVRNARTLLELTTEFGSIASYQRSFPSYDALRRDTKKRFAYLGDLNTYYWVFRTGGQVPDLEEWMRQQERDHPRMREMVTLAKREV, from the coding sequence GTGGCACGAGCGAGGCAAGAACCCAAAGCGGCGCCGCCGATCCGGGTACCCAAGCGCCCGACCCCGGTCGATCGGATTCCGCGCATCGTCCGTGAGCCCACGCTCGCGGATCACCTGGCGATCATCAGCCGGGCCGTCTTTCAAGCGGGCCTTTCCTGGGCGATGGTCGACGCGCACTGGGACGACTATCGCCGCGCCTTCGACGAGTTCGACGTGCACAAAGTCGCCGCGTACGGCGAGGATGACGTCGAGCGGCTGATGCGCGCCGGCGGCATCGTTCACTCGCGACCGAAGATCGCCGGCACCGTTCGCAACGCGCGCACGCTGCTCGAGCTGACCACCGAGTTCGGCTCGATCGCGAGCTATCAACGCTCGTTTCCGAGCTACGACGCGTTGCGCCGCGACACCAAGAAGCGCTTCGCGTATTTGGGCGACCTCAACACGTACTATTGGGTCTTCCGCACCGGCGGCCAAGTCCCCGATCTCGAAGAGTGGATGCGCCAGCAGGAGCGCGACCACCCGCGCATGCGCGAGATGGTCACGCTCGCCAAACGTGAGGTCTGA
- a CDS encoding MFS transporter, which produces MLIAAVIGSGMSFIDQTAVNVALPIMQRDLHADARSLQWVIEGYTLFLASLILLGGALGDRYGRRLMFMIGLAIFALASLGCALAGSIVVVNAARAVQGVGAALAVPESLALISANFSGAARGRAIGTWSGFASATGAIGPVLGGWLAEHWSWRGVFLINLPLAALAIAICWLRVPESRDPDAPLRPDVVGPLLATGGLGALTFGLVQAQSGPIDARLLGLFALALVLAIAFVVVEHRTRAPMIPLDLFRSRAFSGANIYTLFLYMALGGSLYFVPYLLINVQHYTPVDAGAALLPFVLLNALLSRWAGGLMGRIGARVPLVVGAALVACGMLAYARPGVGATNYWTTYFWAAVVLGLGTACFVAPLTTTVFDCSPPQDSGVASGFNNAVARSAMLFAIAVFGIVLVRVAPGAARLGAGDPSAYLHGFRAVMLASVALCALAAVLAVVLIPGRPQRHIEPGHG; this is translated from the coding sequence GTGCTGATCGCGGCCGTCATCGGCTCCGGGATGAGTTTCATCGACCAGACCGCGGTCAACGTCGCGCTGCCGATCATGCAGCGCGACTTGCATGCCGACGCTCGCTCGCTGCAGTGGGTGATCGAGGGCTACACGCTGTTCCTCGCCTCGCTGATCCTGCTCGGCGGCGCGCTCGGCGACCGCTACGGTCGGCGGCTGATGTTCATGATCGGCCTGGCGATCTTCGCGCTGGCGTCGCTCGGGTGTGCGCTGGCCGGCAGCATCGTGGTGGTCAACGCCGCGCGCGCGGTGCAAGGCGTCGGTGCGGCGCTGGCGGTCCCCGAGTCGCTGGCGCTGATCAGCGCGAACTTCTCCGGTGCGGCACGCGGCCGCGCGATCGGGACCTGGTCCGGCTTCGCGTCGGCCACCGGCGCCATCGGTCCGGTCCTGGGCGGCTGGCTCGCCGAGCACTGGTCGTGGCGCGGCGTCTTCCTGATCAATCTTCCGCTGGCGGCGCTGGCGATCGCAATCTGCTGGCTGCGCGTCCCGGAGAGCCGCGACCCCGACGCGCCGCTGCGGCCCGACGTGGTGGGGCCGCTCCTCGCGACCGGCGGTTTGGGTGCCCTCACGTTCGGGCTGGTGCAAGCGCAGAGCGGTCCGATCGACGCCCGTCTGCTCGGCCTGTTCGCGCTGGCGCTGGTGCTGGCGATCGCCTTCGTCGTCGTCGAGCATCGTACGCGCGCGCCGATGATTCCGCTCGATCTGTTTCGTTCGCGAGCCTTCAGCGGCGCCAACATCTACACGCTGTTCCTGTACATGGCGCTCGGCGGCAGCCTGTACTTCGTCCCGTATCTGCTGATCAACGTGCAGCACTACACGCCGGTCGACGCCGGCGCGGCGCTGCTCCCGTTCGTCCTGCTCAACGCGCTGCTCTCGCGCTGGGCGGGCGGCCTGATGGGGCGCATCGGCGCGCGCGTCCCGCTCGTCGTCGGCGCGGCCCTGGTGGCGTGCGGGATGCTGGCCTACGCACGACCCGGCGTCGGTGCTACCAACTATTGGACGACGTACTTCTGGGCCGCGGTCGTGCTCGGCTTGGGCACCGCCTGCTTCGTCGCGCCGCTGACGACGACGGTCTTCGACTGCTCGCCGCCGCAGGACAGTGGCGTGGCGTCGGGCTTCAACAACGCCGTGGCGCGCAGCGCGATGCTGTTCGCGATCGCCGTGTTCGGCATCGTCCTAGTCCGCGTCGCTCCGGGCGCCGCCCGCCTGGGCGCGGGGGACCCGAGCGCCTACCTGCACGGTTTCCGCGCCGTCATGCTCGCTTCGGTGGCGTTGTGCGCGCTCGCGGCGGTGCTCGCCGTCGTCCTGATCCCGGGCCGGCCGCAGCGGCACATTGAGCCGGGCCATGGGTGA
- a CDS encoding alpha/beta hydrolase: MGEVELITNDDVQLAVERRGGGPRRVLFAHGWISGRRMWYEVADRLDPARFTSYALDFRGAGLSDRPMAGHDLDGYASDLRAALAAVGPAVVVAHSMGAKVAQYVATERNVAIEKLILVAPGSARAYREAPKQRALAEEVYGSRKRIERFQRGAMTRLPAPEVMERIVEDALIAQREHWFGWYEHGRSAEFVDRLDRIDVPTLVVAGEKDPLAPPSRVRRDVVDPIAGALFVNLRNAGHNLPVETPEELAAIVERFAAG; the protein is encoded by the coding sequence ATGGGTGAGGTCGAGCTGATCACCAACGACGACGTGCAGTTGGCGGTGGAGCGGCGGGGCGGCGGGCCGCGGCGGGTGCTCTTCGCGCATGGTTGGATCTCGGGGCGGCGGATGTGGTACGAGGTCGCGGACCGGCTCGACCCCGCCCGGTTCACCAGCTACGCGCTGGACTTCCGCGGGGCCGGACTGAGCGACCGGCCGATGGCCGGGCACGATCTGGACGGCTACGCCTCCGACCTGCGGGCGGCGCTCGCGGCCGTCGGCCCGGCGGTCGTCGTCGCCCACTCGATGGGGGCCAAAGTCGCGCAATACGTGGCGACCGAGCGGAACGTCGCGATCGAGAAGTTGATCCTGGTCGCGCCGGGAAGCGCCCGCGCCTATCGGGAGGCGCCCAAGCAGCGGGCGCTCGCCGAGGAGGTTTATGGGTCGCGCAAGCGGATCGAGCGCTTCCAACGCGGGGCGATGACCCGGCTGCCGGCGCCGGAGGTCATGGAACGGATCGTCGAGGACGCCCTGATCGCCCAGCGCGAGCACTGGTTCGGCTGGTACGAGCACGGCCGCTCGGCCGAGTTCGTGGATCGGCTCGACCGGATCGACGTCCCGACCCTCGTGGTGGCCGGTGAGAAGGACCCGCTGGCGCCCCCCAGCCGGGTCCGGCGGGACGTCGTGGACCCGATCGCTGGGGCTCTCTTCGTCAACCTGCGCAACGCCGGGCACAACCTGCCGGTTGAAACGCCTGAGGAGCTAGCCGCCATCGTCGAGCGGTTCGCCGCCGGCTGA
- the rpsL gene encoding 30S ribosomal protein S12, with amino-acid sequence MPTISQLVRKGREKQQKKVKTPAFRVVSTGPKPGHPDLPNRTFEVPGNPQRRGVCTQVKTITPKKPNSALRKVARVRLTNGEEVTAYIPGIGHNLQEHSVVLIRGGRVKDLPGVRYHIIRGTLDTSGAANRKQGRSKYGAKRNVKKK; translated from the coding sequence GTGCCAACCATTTCGCAGCTGGTCCGTAAGGGCCGCGAGAAACAGCAGAAAAAGGTGAAAACCCCGGCGTTCCGCGTCGTCTCGACCGGACCCAAGCCGGGTCACCCCGATCTGCCCAACCGCACCTTCGAGGTGCCGGGCAACCCGCAGCGTCGCGGCGTCTGCACTCAGGTCAAGACGATCACCCCCAAGAAGCCGAACTCGGCGCTGCGCAAAGTGGCGCGTGTTCGCCTCACCAACGGTGAGGAAGTGACGGCCTACATCCCGGGGATCGGCCACAACCTCCAGGAGCACTCGGTGGTGCTGATCCGCGGCGGCCGCGTCAAGGATCTGCCCGGCGTGCGCTACCACATCATCCGCGGGACGCTCGACACGTCGGGCGCCGCGAATCGCAAGCAAGGCCGTTCCAAGTACGGCGCCAAGCGCAACGTCAAGAAGAAGTAG
- the rpsG gene encoding 30S ribosomal protein S7, translated as MPRKGPVPKRPILPDPKFGSKVLARFINKVMLRGKKSVAEQITYGALEMIATKSGRDPMDVFNQALGNTMPQVEVRPRRVGGATYQVPMEVRPDRRQAMAMRWLIGYARSRPGRSMTEKLANELLDASNNQGASIKKREDTHKMAEANKAFAHYRW; from the coding sequence ATGCCGCGTAAGGGCCCGGTTCCCAAGCGTCCCATCCTTCCCGATCCGAAATTCGGGTCGAAAGTGCTCGCGCGCTTCATCAACAAGGTGATGCTGCGTGGGAAGAAGTCCGTCGCCGAGCAGATCACCTACGGTGCGCTCGAGATGATCGCGACCAAGTCGGGTCGCGATCCGATGGACGTCTTCAATCAGGCGCTGGGCAACACGATGCCGCAGGTCGAGGTCCGTCCTCGCCGCGTCGGCGGCGCGACCTATCAGGTCCCGATGGAGGTCCGTCCGGACCGCCGTCAGGCGATGGCGATGCGCTGGCTGATCGGGTACGCGCGTTCGCGTCCCGGCCGCTCGATGACCGAGAAGCTCGCCAACGAGCTGCTCGACGCGTCCAACAACCAGGGTGCCTCGATCAAGAAGCGCGAGGACACTCATAAGATGGCCGAAGCCAACAAGGCCTTCGCGCACTACCGCTGGTAA